The genomic interval GTCGTACGGCTCGCCTTCGACGGGCTCCGCACCAGCCGCTGAGGCAGCTGTCGGCCCACCCGCCACGGCCCTTTACGGCTCCTGGGGGAGCCGGGTGTCCAGGTCCGTCTCCTCGAAGACCAGCAGCGTGCGCGTACTGAGCACCTCCGGTATCGACTGGATCTTCGTCAGTACGAGCTCCCGCAGCGCCCTGTTGTCCGCCGTATGCACCAGCAGCAGCACGTCGAAATCCCCGCTGACCAGCGCAATGTGCGCCGCGCCCGGCAGTGCCTGCAGCTGCTCGCGCACCGTGCGCCAGGAGTTCTGCACGATCTTGAGCGTGATGTACGCCGAAGCGCCCTGACCTGCGCGTTCATGGTTCACGCGGGCGCTGAAACCGCGGATCACGCCGTCGTCGATGAGGCGGTTGATCCGCGCGTATGCGTTGGCCCGCGACACATGTACGCGCTCGGCCACGGAACGTATCGAGGCGCGGCCGTCCGTTTGGAGCATGCGCAGGATGTCGCGGTCGATGGAGTCCAGTGGGCGCGCGGGAGTTCCCTCGCCCGCGTCGGCCATTTGTTCAGCTGTCATGTCCCCCCGCCTCGGTGTGATGGACGACCTGCCCCTATCCCAGGCTTTGCAGAACCGTTTGTCCACAGGCTGAAGGCGCCTGTAGCCAAATTGCGTCCACGACCGAACAATCGGTAGGTGAGGCGCACCACATTGCCGTGCCCTCTTCCACCGCTCCCACGAGGAGGTGCACGCGATGAAGAAGAGCAATACGGCGGTCCAGGAGCTGCCTGACGCCGGTGCCTACATGCCTACCCCTCCCCCGGCATGGAAGCCCCGCACGGACCCCGCACCGCTGCTCCCTGACACCGAGCCTTACCGCGTGCTCGGCACCGACGCCGCGGGCCGGCTCGACGCCGGGCTGATGCGGCGGCTGTACGCGGAGCTGGTCCGGGGCCGCCGGTACAACGCGCAGGCAACGGCCCTCACCAAGCAGGGCCGCCTCGCCGTCTACCCGTCCAGCACAGGGCAGGAGGCCTGCGAGGTCGCGGCCGCCCTCGTCCTGGAGGACCGGGACTGGCTCTTCCCGAGCTACCGGGACACCCTCGCCGCCGTGGCGCGCGGGCTCGACCCCGTACAGGCGCTGACGCTGCTGCGCGGCGACTGGCACACCGGGTACGACCCGCGGGAGCAGCGCATAGCGCCGCTCTGCACCCCGCTCGCGACCCAGCTGCCGCACGCGGTGGGCCTGGCGCACGCCGCGCGCCTCAAGGGTGACGACGTGGTCGCGCTCGCGATGGTCGGCGACGGCGGTACGAGCGAGGGCGACTTCCACGAGGCGCTGAACTTCGCCGCCGTATGGCGGGCACCGGTCGTCTTCCTCGTGCAGAACAACGGCTTCGCGATCTCCGTACCGCTGGCCAAGCAGACAGCAGCGCCTTCCCTGGCCCACAAGGCCGTCGGATACGGCATGCCCGGCCGGCTCGTCGACGGCAACGACGCCGCCGCCGTGCACGAGGTCCTCGGCGAGGCCGTGGAGCGTGCCAGGCGCGGCGGCGGTCCGACGCTGGTCGAGGCCGTGACGTACCGCATAGAGGCCCACACGAACGCCGACGACGCGACCCGCTACCGGGGCGACGCCGAGGTCGAGACGTGGCGGGCCCACGACCCGATTCAGCTGCTGGAGCGGGAGCTCACGGAGCGCGGAATGCTTGACGACGACGGTATCCGGGAGGCGCGCGAGGCGGCCGAGACCATGGCCGCGGACCTGCGCGAGCGGATGAACGCGGACCCGGTGCTGGACCCGATGGACCTCTTCGCGCACGTCTACGCCGAGAAGACCTCCCAGCTGAGGGAGCAGGAGGCCCTGCTGCGGGCCGAGCTCGAAGCGGAAGGTGAACGATGACCACGGCAGCGAGTGCGTCGGCAGCGGGCACCGCTCTCGCCGCGAAGCCCGCGACTATGGCCCAGGCGCTCGGGCGCGCACTGCGCGACGCGATGGCCGAGGACCCGTCCGTCCATGTGATGGGCGAGGACGTCGGCGCGCTGGGCGGGGTGTTCCGGGTCACCGACGGCCTCGTCAAGGAGTTCGGCGAGGACCGGTGCACGGATACGCCGCTTGCCGAGGCGGGGATCCTGGGCACGGCGGTCGGCATGGCGATGTACGGGCTGCGGCCGGTCGTCGAGATGCAGTTCGACGCGTTCGCCTACCCGGCGTTCGAGCAGCTCATCAGCCACGTCGCACGGATGCGCAACCGCACGCGCGGCGGTATGCCGATGCCGCTCGTGATCCGCGTTCCGTACGGCGGCGGGATCGGCGGGGTCGAGCACCACAGCGACTCCTCCGAGGCGTACTACATGGCGACTCCGGGGCTCCATGTCGTGACGCCGTCGACGGTCGAAGACGCGTACGGGCTGATGCGGGCCGCGATCGCGTCGGACGATCCCGTGGTCTTCCTGGAGCCGAAGCGGCTCTACTGGTCGAAGGCGGCGTGGTCGCCGGACGCGCCCACCGCCGTCGAGCCCATCGGACGGGCCGTGGTGCGGCGCTCGGGACGCAGCGCGACGCTCATCACGTACGGGCCCTCCGTGCCGGTGTGCATGGAGGCGGCGGCGGCCGCCGAGGCCGAGGGCTGGGACCTCGAAGTCGTCGACCTGCGCTCGCTGGTTCCCTTCGACGACGAGACGGTGGCCGCGTCGGTACGCCGTACCGGGCGCGCGGTCGTCGTCCACGAGTCGACCGGCTTCGGCGGACCCGGTGGGGAGATCGCCGCCCGGGTCACCGAAAGGTGCTTCCACCACCTTGAGGCGCCGGTGCTGCGGGTCGCCGGGTTCGACATTCCGTATCCGCCGCCGATGCTGGAGCGGCACCATCTGCCCGGCGTGGACCGCGTGCTGGACGCGGTCGCGCGGCTCCAGTGGGAGGCGGACAACTGATGGCCCAGGTCCTGGAATTCAAGCTGCCGGACCTCGGCGAGGGGCTCACCGAGGCGGAGATCGTGCGCTGGCTGGTGGCTGTGGGCGACGTCGTCGCCGTCGACCAGCCGGTGGTCGAGGTCGAGACGGCCAAGGCCATGGTCGAGGTGCCGTGCCCGTACGGCGGCGTGGTGACGGCCCGTTTCGGCGAGGAAGGCACGGAACTGCCGGTCGGCTCCCCCCTGTTGACGGTCGCTGTCGGGGCTTCGGAGGCGCCTGCGGGCGCCGATGAGGGTGCCGCTTCCGGTGAGGCGGAGGGCTCGGGGAACGTCCTGGTGGGGTACGGCACGGGGGCGGCGGTGGCTCGGCGGCGGCGTATACGGCCGACCGCGCCGGCGACCGCTGCCGCTTCCGCAGCAGTCACTCCCGTAACCACCGTGCCGAGGCCGGTGGTTACGGACGAGGTGTCCGGGCCTGTGCCGGTGATTTCGCCGCTGGTGCGACGGCTGGCCCGGGAGAACGGGCTGGATCTGCGGGAGTTGAAGGGATCGGGGCCCGACGGCCTGATCCTTCGGTCCGACGTCGAGCGCGCGATGCGCGAGGCCGAGCCGGTGCCGGTGCCCGTTTCTGCTGCCGCTTCCGCTTCTTCGGCGACTGCCCTCGCCGGTGAACGTGTCCCGCTGCGGGGCATGCGAGGCGCCGTGGCCGACAAGCTGTCGCGCAGCCGGCGCGAGATTCCGGACGCCACCTGCTGGGTGGACGCGGACGCGACCGAGCTCATGGCGGCCCGCACGGCCATGAACATGTCGGCCGGCCCGCCGGTCTCGGTGATCGCCCTCCTCGCCCGGATCTGTACGGCTGCCCTGGCCCGCTTCCCGGAGCTCAACTCCACGGTGGACATGGCCTCCCGCGAGATCGTGCGCCTCCCCGGCGTGCACCTCGGTTTCGCCGCGCAGACGGAGAGGGGCCTTGTCGTCCCCGTCGTACGGGACGCCCATGCGCGTAACGTCGACGAGCTGAGCGCGGAATTCGCCAGGCTGACGGAGTCCGCGCGGAAGGGCACGCTGACTCCGGCGGAGCTGACGGGCGGCACGTTCACGCTGAACAACTACGGGGTCTTCGGGGTCGACGGCTCCACGCCGATCATCAACCACCCGGAGGCGGCGATGCTCGGAGTCGGCCGCATCGTCCCCAAGCCGTGGGTTCACGAGGGCGAACTCGCGGTCCGCAAGGTCGTTCAGCTCTCCCTGACCTTCGACCACCGGGTGTGCGACGGCGGCACGGCGGGGGGCTTCCTGCGCTACGTGGCGGACTGCGTCGAGCGCCCGACGACGCTGCTGCGCACGCTGTAGCGCCCGTCGGCCCTCGTTTACGCGTCCGTGGCCCTCGTTTACGCGTCCGTCTCCCGGGAGGGAGGCGGACGCGTTGGTGTTCTCCGGTGCTGTTGGGACTTATGAGGCCGGTGGGAGCAGATCTGCGCGGGCACCGCATACTCGGGGGATGACCGCGTATGACGCCATCGTGCTTGCCGGAGGGGCCGCCAAGCGGCTGGGCGGAGCCGACAAACCCGGAGTGCGTGTGGGCGGACGGACGCTGCTCGACCGGGTGTTGGGGGTCTGCCGCGCAGCCGGCGTGACCGTCGTCGTCGGCGGGCGGCGCCCAACGGTGCGGGCCGTCGAGTGGGCCCGGGAGGCGCCGGCCGGTGGCGGGCCGCTGGCCGCGCTCGACGCGGGTGTACGGCGTACCGCTGCCGAGAGCCTGCTCGTACTCTCCGCCGACCTGCCGTTCATCGGGGCCGAGACGGTGCGGCGCCTGCTCGACGCGCTGGAGGCGAGCGGGAAGGAGGCGGCCCTGCTGGTGGACGCGGACGGGCGCGATCAGCCGCTGGTCGCCGCGTACGGTGCCGAGCCGATGCGCCGCGAGCTCGCCCTTCTCGCCGCCGAGCACGGGAATCTCTCCGGGCTGCCGCTTCGGCTGCTCACACGCGAGCTGGACGTGGTGCGGGTCGATGCCGGTCCTCTGGACTCCTTCGACTGCGACACCTGGGAAGACATTGCGGCAGCCCGCGCGAGGATCAGGGAGCATGGACACGTGCTGGATGAATGGATGACCGCAGTCAAGGACGAACTCGGCATCGAGCTCGATGTCGACACCGGCCTCCTGCTCGACCTCGCCCGCGACGCCGCGCACGGCGTCGCCCGGCCCGCCGCGCCGCTCACCACCTTCCTGGTCGGTTACGCGGCGGCGAAGGCGGGCGGAGACGGGCCGCAGGCCGTTGCGGAAGCGGCTCGTAAGGCTGCCGATCTGGCCGCCCGCTGGGCGGACGAGGGCAAGGAAGAGCCCGGACAGGACGACGAGGAAGCCGGCCGAGGGTGACCCCCCAGGACCGCGACGCGGAGGCGGAAGAGACCCAGGCCGACGAGGTGGCCGGGGCCAGGCCCCCGGCCGAGTCCGGAGCCCGAGCCGAAGCCCCCGCCGCCGGTGTCGGAGCCGCCGCCGCATCCGCCACCCATGCGGAAGCCGACGCACCCGCCACCCGTGCGGAAGCCGCCGTGTCGGCCACTGGGGCGGGAGCCGACGCCGGCGGCCCCGGCCTCCCCGCCCCCGGCCTCCCCGCCCCCGGCCTCCCCGGCCCTGCCCCCGCCACCGTCGCCGGAGCCGACGCCCCCACGGGAGTGGGAGCTGGAGCCGTCGCCCAGGCCGGAGACCCCGCCGCCGTGACCGGAGCCGCCGCCGATACCTCGGACGCCGGACCCCGATCCGATGCCCCGGCCGGGTCCGGGGCTGCTGACGAAGACGCTGACGTCGACGAGGCGCTCGCACTGGTCAGGGCCCAGCCCGTGGACACACTGGGCCAGGCGCGCGTCGGCAGTACGGCCTGGGCCGAGGCCCGTGTCGTTGCCGCCCGGGCCGGTGGCGCCGCCGCCCTTGGCACGCGGCGCGTGCCCCTGGGTGCGGCTCTTGGCGAGGTCCTCGCCGAGCCCCTCGGTGCCCTTACCGATCTGCCGTCCTTCGATACGTCGGCCATGGACGGCTGGGCGGTCGCCGGGCCGGGGCCTTGGCGCGTCAAAGCGGGGAGTGGGGTGCTCGCGGGGCACGCCGCGCCCGAGCCGCTCGCCGACGGCGAAGCCGTACGGATCGCCACCGGAGCCCGCATCCCGGTCGATGCCACCGCGGTGATCCGCAGCGAGCACGCCCGTGTGGAGGAAGCCAAGGGGCAGCTTTACGCGCAGCGCGAGGTGGTGCACGGGCAGGACATCCGGCCCCGCGGCCAGGAGTGCCGCGCCGGTGACCGGCTCCTGCCTGCCGGGGCCCTCGTGACCCCCGCCGTGCTCGGGCTTGCCGCGGCCGCGGGCTACGACGAGCTCCTCACCGTTCCCCGGCCGCGCGTCGAAGTGCTCGTACTGGGCGATGAGTTGCTCAGCGCAGGGCTCCCGCACGACGGGATGGTCCGCGATGCCCTCGGTCCCCTCCTCGGCCCCTGGCTGCGTGCCCTCGGCGCCGACGTCATCGGCACCCGCCGCCTCGGCGACGACGCCGACGCACTCCACCGGGCCGTCACCGGATCCGATGCCGACCTCGTCGTCACGACGGGCGGTACGGCCTCGGGCCCCGTCGACCACGTCCACCCGGTCCTGCGCAAGGCGGGCGCCGAGCTGCTGGTCGACGGTGTCGCCGTGCGCCCGGGCCACCCGATGCTGCTGGCACGGCTGACGCAGGACCGCTACCTGGTCGGTCTGCCCGGCAACCCGCTGGCCGCCGTGTCGGGTCTCGTCACCCTCGCCGAGCCCTTCCTGCGCGCCCGTGCCCAGCGGCCGGCCCCGGCGCCGTACCACTCGCCGGTACGCGACGACGTGAACGGCCACCCGCACGACACCCGCCTCGTCCCCGTCATGCACCGATCGACCAACGGGCAGGAGTCGGCGGCCGTGCCGCTGCACTTCAACGGGCCTGCCATGCTCCGCGGAATCGCCGCAGCCGACGGCCTCGCTGTCATCCCGCCCGGCGGCGCATCCGTCGGACAGCAGCTGGAAATCCTCGACCTGCCTTGGGCAGAAGGACGTTTCACGTGAAACTTCCCGGTCACGACGCGATGGCCAGGCAGGCCGACGAGCAACTCGTCACCAGCCGGATCCGCCTTCCGCGCCGCGTCATCGACACCCCTTTGCGGCAGGTCGGCAAGCGGCTGCTGATGGCGATGGGTGTCCTGATCCTGACGGTTCTCATCGTCTACATCGACGGCGAGGGCTATCACGACAACGCCGACGAGCGGGTCGACTTCCTCGATGCCGTCTACTACTCCACCGTGACTCTCTCCACGACGGGTTACGGCGACATCGTCCCGCACAGCGATTCCGCCAGGCTCACCAATGTGCTGCTGGTGACGCCGCTGCGCGTGCTTTTTCTGATCATCCTGGTCGGCACCACTCTCGAAGTTCTCACCGAACGCACCCGGGAGGAGTGGCGACTCAACCGCTGGAGGG from Streptomyces spiramyceticus carries:
- a CDS encoding Lrp/AsnC family transcriptional regulator, whose protein sequence is MTAEQMADAGEGTPARPLDSIDRDILRMLQTDGRASIRSVAERVHVSRANAYARINRLIDDGVIRGFSARVNHERAGQGASAYITLKIVQNSWRTVREQLQALPGAAHIALVSGDFDVLLLVHTADNRALRELVLTKIQSIPEVLSTRTLLVFEETDLDTRLPQEP
- the pdhA gene encoding pyruvate dehydrogenase (acetyl-transferring) E1 component subunit alpha yields the protein MKKSNTAVQELPDAGAYMPTPPPAWKPRTDPAPLLPDTEPYRVLGTDAAGRLDAGLMRRLYAELVRGRRYNAQATALTKQGRLAVYPSSTGQEACEVAAALVLEDRDWLFPSYRDTLAAVARGLDPVQALTLLRGDWHTGYDPREQRIAPLCTPLATQLPHAVGLAHAARLKGDDVVALAMVGDGGTSEGDFHEALNFAAVWRAPVVFLVQNNGFAISVPLAKQTAAPSLAHKAVGYGMPGRLVDGNDAAAVHEVLGEAVERARRGGGPTLVEAVTYRIEAHTNADDATRYRGDAEVETWRAHDPIQLLERELTERGMLDDDGIREAREAAETMAADLRERMNADPVLDPMDLFAHVYAEKTSQLREQEALLRAELEAEGER
- a CDS encoding alpha-ketoacid dehydrogenase subunit beta — encoded protein: MTTAASASAAGTALAAKPATMAQALGRALRDAMAEDPSVHVMGEDVGALGGVFRVTDGLVKEFGEDRCTDTPLAEAGILGTAVGMAMYGLRPVVEMQFDAFAYPAFEQLISHVARMRNRTRGGMPMPLVIRVPYGGGIGGVEHHSDSSEAYYMATPGLHVVTPSTVEDAYGLMRAAIASDDPVVFLEPKRLYWSKAAWSPDAPTAVEPIGRAVVRRSGRSATLITYGPSVPVCMEAAAAAEAEGWDLEVVDLRSLVPFDDETVAASVRRTGRAVVVHESTGFGGPGGEIAARVTERCFHHLEAPVLRVAGFDIPYPPPMLERHHLPGVDRVLDAVARLQWEADN
- a CDS encoding dihydrolipoamide acetyltransferase family protein; this encodes MAQVLEFKLPDLGEGLTEAEIVRWLVAVGDVVAVDQPVVEVETAKAMVEVPCPYGGVVTARFGEEGTELPVGSPLLTVAVGASEAPAGADEGAASGEAEGSGNVLVGYGTGAAVARRRRIRPTAPATAAASAAVTPVTTVPRPVVTDEVSGPVPVISPLVRRLARENGLDLRELKGSGPDGLILRSDVERAMREAEPVPVPVSAAASASSATALAGERVPLRGMRGAVADKLSRSRREIPDATCWVDADATELMAARTAMNMSAGPPVSVIALLARICTAALARFPELNSTVDMASREIVRLPGVHLGFAAQTERGLVVPVVRDAHARNVDELSAEFARLTESARKGTLTPAELTGGTFTLNNYGVFGVDGSTPIINHPEAAMLGVGRIVPKPWVHEGELAVRKVVQLSLTFDHRVCDGGTAGGFLRYVADCVERPTTLLRTL
- a CDS encoding NTP transferase domain-containing protein — protein: MTAYDAIVLAGGAAKRLGGADKPGVRVGGRTLLDRVLGVCRAAGVTVVVGGRRPTVRAVEWAREAPAGGGPLAALDAGVRRTAAESLLVLSADLPFIGAETVRRLLDALEASGKEAALLVDADGRDQPLVAAYGAEPMRRELALLAAEHGNLSGLPLRLLTRELDVVRVDAGPLDSFDCDTWEDIAAARARIREHGHVLDEWMTAVKDELGIELDVDTGLLLDLARDAAHGVARPAAPLTTFLVGYAAAKAGGDGPQAVAEAARKAADLAARWADEGKEEPGQDDEEAGRG
- a CDS encoding molybdopterin-binding protein, with the protein product MTPQDRDAEAEETQADEVAGARPPAESGARAEAPAAGVGAAAASATHAEADAPATRAEAAVSATGAGADAGGPGLPAPGLPAPGLPGPAPATVAGADAPTGVGAGAVAQAGDPAAVTGAAADTSDAGPRSDAPAGSGAADEDADVDEALALVRAQPVDTLGQARVGSTAWAEARVVAARAGGAAALGTRRVPLGAALGEVLAEPLGALTDLPSFDTSAMDGWAVAGPGPWRVKAGSGVLAGHAAPEPLADGEAVRIATGARIPVDATAVIRSEHARVEEAKGQLYAQREVVHGQDIRPRGQECRAGDRLLPAGALVTPAVLGLAAAAGYDELLTVPRPRVEVLVLGDELLSAGLPHDGMVRDALGPLLGPWLRALGADVIGTRRLGDDADALHRAVTGSDADLVVTTGGTASGPVDHVHPVLRKAGAELLVDGVAVRPGHPMLLARLTQDRYLVGLPGNPLAAVSGLVTLAEPFLRARAQRPAPAPYHSPVRDDVNGHPHDTRLVPVMHRSTNGQESAAVPLHFNGPAMLRGIAAADGLAVIPPGGASVGQQLEILDLPWAEGRFT